The following DNA comes from Mycobacteroides immunogenum.
GCACGCAAAGGCAAGACGCTGATCACCGAGAACACCATCGGTATCGTGCAGGCCGCCGCGGGAATCGACGCGTCCAACGTCGACACCGCCGAACTGGTTCTGCTGCCCACCGACCCGGATGCCAGCGCGGCCGCGGTCCGGAGCGCGCTGGCACAGCGCCTGGGCGCGAATGTCGCGGTGGTGATCACCGACACCATGGGGCGCGCCTGGCGTAACGGCCAAACCGATGCCGCCATCGGCGCGGCCGGCATACCTGTCCTGTACGGCTATGCCGGAGCAAAAGACAAGCACGGCAATGAACTTCAGGTCACCGAGGTCGCCATTGCCGACGAGATATCTGCCGCCGCCGACCTGGTCAAGGGCAAGCTCACCGATGTACCCGTAGCGGTGGTACGTGGCCTGGATCTGCCCAATGACGGCAGCGCGGCCCGCGATCTACTCCGCTCGGGGCCGGACGACCTGTTCTGGCTCGGCACCAACGAGGCCCTGGAACAAGGACGGCGCGAAGCGGTACTCGTGCGTCGCTCCATCCGGCAATTCGCGGATGCCGCAGTCGATCCCGATCTGCTGAGAGAGGCCATCGGTGAGGCACTCACGGCTCCGGCGCCCCATCACACCCATCCGGTTCGATTCGTCTGGGTGCGTGATCGTGGGGTGCGACGCGCACTACTGGACGCCCTGAAAGACGCCTGGACCGCCGACCTCACCGCCGACGGCCGCACCCCGGAGTCCGTGCGCAAGCGGGTAATGCGCGGACAAATCCTCTACGACGCACCAGAAATCGTGATCCCATTTCTGGTACCCGATGGCGCGCACGACTATCCGGACGCACGCCGCACCGCGGCAGAGCGCACCATGTTCACCGTCGCGGTCGGCGCGGCGGTGCAGGCACTCCTTGTCTCGCTCGCCGCACGCCAAGTGGGGAGCTGCTGGATCGGATCCACCATTTTCGCGGGGGA
Coding sequences within:
- a CDS encoding coenzyme F420-0:L-glutamate ligase, encoding MNSPTPEHGSARPIEILPVAGLPEFRPGDDVAAAIAEAAAWVRDGDVIVITSKIISKAEGRIVAAPTDPEARDALRRKLIESESVRVLARKGKTLITENTIGIVQAAAGIDASNVDTAELVLLPTDPDASAAAVRSALAQRLGANVAVVITDTMGRAWRNGQTDAAIGAAGIPVLYGYAGAKDKHGNELQVTEVAIADEISAAADLVKGKLTDVPVAVVRGLDLPNDGSAARDLLRSGPDDLFWLGTNEALEQGRREAVLVRRSIRQFADAAVDPDLLREAIGEALTAPAPHHTHPVRFVWVRDRGVRRALLDALKDAWTADLTADGRTPESVRKRVMRGQILYDAPEIVIPFLVPDGAHDYPDARRTAAERTMFTVAVGAAVQALLVSLAARQVGSCWIGSTIFAGDVVRRTLALDSSWEPMGAIAIGYPHGYPEEGLDPRTPLPPGQMLVEL